The region AGTGTCTGAGCAGGCCAGCTTTAGGAGAACAAATAGGTCACAGAAAAAGTTGATCACATTGTTCTCACAAAAAGACAATCTTGCTGCAAGGAGAGTATGCATCATGGCATGGGAtgttgttagcatccacaatagcatcatTAGACAACCACAGAGTTTGGGACTCATGATGCTTGTGtaatgcagagggaagcagatggccacatagcggtcataggccatcgCCACAAGAAGGAAACTCTCCATATCTCCAAAAACCATAAAGAAGTATGTTTGCACCAGGCAGCCTGCATAGGGGATGGATGGGTCCTGGCTCTGTATATTCTGCAGCAATTTGGGCATTgtgacagaggaaaagcagagatcagagaaggACAAGTTACTGAGAAACAAGTACATTGGTGTGTGGAGATGGGAGTCCAGTTGAACAAGGACAATGATTAGCAGGTTTCCCAGGACAGTGGTGAGGTACATGGCCAGGAACAAGGCATAGAACAAGTGCTGATGTTCTGGTAGGATGGGCAGGCCCAGAAGGAGGAACTGTGTGATGACAGTTTGGTTTTTCattatcattctttttcttcagtaTCCTAATGAGAAAATATCAGAATCTCTTTAgccttataataaatatatattctacaaAAATCAATGTGAGAGTCTTCATTGTGATCATAATGTCAAAAATCCTAATGTCTGTAAACattactgaaggagctgaaggggtttgcaaccacataggaaaaacaacaatattagccaccagacctcccagagctcccagagagtagaccaccaaccgaagagtacacactgagggagggacccatggctccagccacatatgtaacagaggatgaccttgtcggacattaatgggaggagaggcccttggtcctatgaaggctcttcatcccagtgtaggggagtgggagtggatgggtgtgggtaacatcctcatagaagcggggggaggagagttgggataaggggtttccagGAGGAGAAACTTGGAaagagggtaacatttgaaatgtaaattaatagaATATCCAACACCTACATGGCTGCAAACaatcatccataactccagttacagaCAATCTAATACCTAATTCTGACTTCTGAGGGCACCAAGCATATATGTGGTACATGGATATACATGTGaccaaaacactcacacatgttaagcaaatctaaaaattaaaatacataattattaaTGAGACCTTTAAGATTAATTATTGAATAGCTTGTATCTCTCAGCAGGCCAGCTCTGTTTTACTTTATGACCATTGATAGCTTTACTTCAGGACCATTAAAAATAACTCATTAatgatttttctcatcttttacAGTTTTCTATCTCTCATTGTTTTCCAGAAAGTTCTATATTTCTACTAAGATGCTAATGCTTTGCTCTCCTACTTCCTGCTCATCCTGGGTAACTAGTTTGTTCATTTGTAATTTGTTCTATGTTATTTTGTATATTgacattattaaattatttgaataaactttattattttgttttatataaatttcaagAATATCTCACATGCTCCAGAGGAGGTTATATTACCATTTCAACTCAGACCTGCATGTCACTGCAACATACAGCTTTCTACTCCACTGTTAACTAATAACCTTCTTTTCATTGCATGTATGACAggcatcaggagttcaaaaccCCAAGTGAAATTCATGTCTTCACTGTATTTTTCCCAAAGAATTCCTCATTCTCCTCCCTCTCCGAGAGTCTACCatagtattaaaaaaagaaaaaaagaaaattaggttTAAGTCAGGTCTATGTGaacttcatttcattcatttttttcttttttccccaaaatcttgttttattattaaacctTGTATGTAGTACAAACCTTTAAAGTAAACAAAGAACTGGCAATAACCACACAGAGTCTCCTGACAAGAGGTGTGCAGAACAGTGCTAATAAATTAAATGTCAAACTGTAAGCCATAGGTGAAAGATTACTGTCAAAATGAGGGAAAAGTACACAGCAAGGCCATAAAAATTGGACAACCACATTGGAAAACACTCAACTGTTAGATAATTGTTAAATATTCCAAAACAGTTCAGTCTTCTGCAACAACAGCCACCAAAGTGGATCCTAGGACGTTCCTGGCAGTCACCACTGGCAAGCTCAGTGCAATATGGGTAGCTACGGACTGATCCAATTATGAAACAGAGAACAGCTTATGAAAACAGTTTCCCTTTCTAATTCCACACATGCTGTACACACAACCAGAGAAGGGCAACAGCTACTCCATTAcaatgttctgttgttgttgtgtgaTGTAAGCAACACTTATACATGTCACAAAACCCTGTAAGCATCCAATCCAGCCGATGAAGAAACTGAAACGTAAggattttcttcatattttcttacCCCTTCCCTCCCCGCCCCACCACCAAGAAAAGGGTCAAGTTTTTAAAGCAATTTACAGGAGTGGTGCTGTTGGCTactttatcaaaacaaaaaccaaccaaccaaacaaacaaacaaacaaaaaactgttctACAGCGTCCTTGCTGTAGAAAAGGAGAACAGCAGTTGATTGTAAGTGCTTCCCTGTCATCCATGTGCAATTTCCTGACATTCCACCAACATCTCTGCTTCTGTACCTCACACATAAGCATTAATCTTTGTTTCCTTCACACTTAGAGCCACTAAGTCTGCAGTTCTTTTTGAATGTGAAAACACATCTGTGCTCATCTTGtctatatttttctcttcatgttttaacaaaaaagaaaaaaagaaaaaaatcccattcaTTCTTATCTTAAACTGTCATCATATATTATCCAGAGACTCTCCTTCATTGTCCTGTtttatccatttctctctgtgagATTATCCTAATATATGAGGATCATATATTGTCTTTCTGGAATACCGAAGCAGTCTCCTGATCCTTCTCCTTCATCATGATGCAATTACATTGTGGCATTTTAACAGAAAAGTTCCTTcgcatttttccctttttaattaaatatttactttatttatatttcaaatgttatcccatttcctggtttcctctctgaaaatcccttattcccttcctccagctgctcaccaacccacccacacctccttcctggccctggcattcccctacactggagcatagaaccttcacaggaccaagggcctctcttcccgtttatgacagactaggccatcctctgctacatatgcagctgcagccatgAGTCCTAACATGTGTACCTGCATAGAAGTTTGGAATCTGCAGAAGCACTGAGTTTTGTTGAGTAGATTTTGTTGTACATTTAATGAACACCTAAATGATATCAATGTCACTCTTGATGAACTGCCCTTAGGACCAATAACATACATTACcagtaaataaaagatttatgaacatgaacacataaaattaatcatCAGCTTGAGGAAAAGATAGTTTTGAGTTTAAGACCCCATAAATGAAAGTATGCTAAACAACCCTTCTGCACTACAGCACTGAACTCTACCTCACAGGGCTGCTCCTGTGTTGAAATGGTATGTgatagagagaaaaaacaaagacattggaATGAATGCATCAATATGAGTGGAATATATAATGACCATGAAACAAATACTAGCACAGGATGTGGAAGTCttgtaagaaagagaaaagaagaaagttatcATACCTGGAAAACTGTCATAAATAACCTAGGAATTCCAATTGACAATAAAACACCTGTTTATTTTCCTGAGTGTATACAGGTCTGTGGAAGCTGAGTCAGTTTCTGTTCCAGGATACTGCTCACCCTCATTTTATTTGCAGACCCAGGAACTAACAGCCTCTGTACTCATCACCTATATGCACCACTTCTACCTACATCTCCCTGCTGTCACTGCTAGGCCTAGTGTCCTGCATCCCAAAGGAATCCAGAACCTGTATAACTCATTAAAGACATAATAAATATCCAGCACCTTTCTGATGCCAATTTACCTCAGAGATCTCTAGTGGGAACTAATTTTGGTCATTGATCACTACTTTCTACATGTAATAGAATGTAGAATTTaaataacaagaacaaacaaaactaatACATAAAAGCAGCAACAAGAAACccaaaaagcataaaaatatgcatatgcattCCCTGTTCAGGTAATATGTGTGACTCCTATTGACTTGAGCCCACTTAGAAGGGAAAGCAAAAAGTGTAGCTGCAAAACACCCCACATTATTGGGAGTTTTCTGATTATAATGACTCAAAGTGTTACGCACAACAAAATTTTTCACAAGacaacattacttttttttttggatgtgagtctagcctttaactgctgagatGTCTTTCCAGCCCATCCAACAATAGTTTTTAAGCACAATTAGACCATAGAAAACTCTACACACTGGGAAGCATCCAAAGACAGCATCTCAATACAACATGATGGACTACCTTCAATGAGACTCAGGGTAGATATACAACATTCTTGAAATTTTTAAACTTCATCACCCAACTATTTATGTATGccatttggtgaaaaaaaaaacaggaatatgTTAAGCAGACAGTATGTTTAAGGTTTtatcaagaaaatagaaaagccGTCCATGTTTCCATGcctgtttaattattttaacttcttatctctatataaaattattaattgtaCCCTCTGTGACCATTGCCCAACCACTCACCACATATTTGAGATTACTTTATAATTCCATATTGTATGTGTTTACCATTGGTCACTAAACCATATATGACATTGGTAGTTACTTCATTATAATTCCCTAAACTTGGGAGTAATTGGTTTATGAAGTTCTGTACATTATAATGGAACACAAATATTGAACCCCAGGTAATATTGCTCCTTATTTATCTAACCTTTACTTAGGTTTTAAGAGATGATTAACTTTtctttacaattatttttgttgattaaCTTTTGTTTgtaaatatggaaatagaaatgtGATCTAAGGGTGTGCTAAGATCTTTAGACACAGTGCTGACTAAAAAGGTTGGATAGAACAACCAAATTTTGCTTCACAGTCAATTGATTTTAATTACCCCAAAAAGAGTGATATCATCTACTCTGAGTTTTGGTTGACATGAGAAGAAAAATGATGGGATGGTAGACTCAAGTTCCAACTGGGTCAATCCTACAAACTGTGTTCTTCACTTATATAAGTATAACTAAATCATTTTAGTATTTTCAACGTCATTCAAAGCATTTGCATTGCAGTTTCAAACCCATAATCCCCCAACAGATTCCTGTGCCCATTCACACATAGTGCCACCTCCAACCATCCACAGAAAATTCCACTCTACTTTATGCTCTTACAGATTTTGCTATGCTTGAAATTTCATTTGAATATAAGCTCTTCATTATAGGCTTATATTCTTCAAAATGTACTTTTTATAAGTGTTCTCAAATGCTTTAACTTCCTCTCTAACCCACTACCCACCAAAGGCAGTGGAAAAGAAATGTTAAcagagcaaaggaggatgtgtacctgtttagaaatagttctttggagcaaatacAATCAGGattgtcaggatatcagtagTTTGCTCCAATCATCAGTGACAGATCAGTCCATTCATAAACACCATTCATAAATCAGCAACAGTAGGTGGATCCAAAAGaaaaccacaaggctctgccaattggaTGAGTCCACAGAAGCCACAAGAACTTGCCAGAACaacacaagaagttctttggcacaTTTCACTCTATAAAGTCATGAGAAACAATGGCCAGGAAAGAATGGTAAGACTTGCCAGTCTGACACAGtgtcatcagtgaagaccagcaccAGCAAAGCCCAGTAATGGCAAGCAAAGAATGATATGGCATACCAATAACACACTAAACATCCACTGCATGTTGTGTTATATTTATAACCTTTGCAAATGTCTCAATTTCTCACAAGTGTCTGCTCTAGTAAAACATCACAAGCCTTTTTTCCTAGGctatttccaaaaacaaaaaacaaaacaaaacaaaacaaaacaaaacaaaaccccaaaacacatgtctcaggaaaacatcctctcaagtgtctgcttcagaaaaaaaaaaaaaacccaaaattttcaaaacacaagtttccataaaaacatcacataacacaacaaagtttccaaagaaaccagaaaatttCATTTCAATTCATGGCTTGCTTCTTTCTAGTAGCATGTTTTAGGATATGTCTGTATTATTCTATGTGGCAataattgatttatttgtttaacaATATGCCATTGTGCAGATGTGCAATGGTTATTTGCATGACAATTTGTTGATGGTTCTTCCCACTGAGGGACAAACATAAGCATTTCAGTGAATATCAAAGTACAACCATTTGTTtgaatattgtatatatgtgcctAGTCATTTAGAATTATACAATAAAGGAGTTTATTGCCATTTTAAGTTTAgcttaatttaaatgaaaaactattcttatttatattagccaaaAGGAAGTTTGATTCATTAAGATAttcattaagatatttttatttttatttacacttAGTTCGTTAGCCATCTCCTCAACACCATTTTTATCCAATGCTCTGATTCCCATTTCTGTATCCATCGTTCTGGTGCATGTATGAAAAatacctcagcaataaagatagacgTTACCTCAGTATAAAGTGctggaaaaagttttccaagaaaacaggcccaagaaacaagctgtagtagccattctaattaAATAGGTTGTCAgccaaaattaagtaaaatagaCAGGGAAGGAtacatcatactcatcaaaggaaaaatcaaccgAGACAATATCTCAGTTTTGAATATTT is a window of Mus caroli unplaced genomic scaffold, CAROLI_EIJ_v1.1 scaffold_21327_1, whole genome shotgun sequence DNA encoding:
- the LOC110288150 gene encoding olfactory receptor 1496 — translated: MIMKNQTVITQFLLLGLPILPEHQHLFYALFLAMYLTTVLGNLLIIVLVQLDSHLHTPMYLFLSNLSFSDLCFSSVTMPKLLQNIQSQDPSIPYAGCLVQTYFFMVFGDMESFLLVAMAYDRYVAICFPLHYTSIMSPKLCGCLMMLLWMLTTSHAMMHTLLAARLSFCENNVINFFCDLFVLLKLACSDTYVNELMIFIMSSLLIVIPFFLIVISYARIIASILKVPSIQGIYKVFSTCGSHLSVVSLFYGTIIGLYLCPSGNNSTVKGTVMAMMYTVVTPMLNPFIYSLRNRDMKRALIRVICSKKISL